The nucleotide window CACAGTAAGTTTGATGAGCAAGAGGTAAATAGCCTTcatcttcagaaattaatttcatccTACTGTTGATCTCCCCTGCCATTAGCTGCATGCACAAGCCACAGGAAGAGCTAACTCGAACCCGAAAGAGGCAAAGAACCAGCTGTTGGAAGAAGACAACAAATACCTATAGCTCACAGCCATGCGAGAGCAAAAAGTTTCACTCAGCACCCTGTCACCCCTACACAccttttacaagaaaaattacCAAGTTCATTCagcaacagaaaaccaaaaattttgCATAACAATGATCTATTAACCATAAACCATACTATTCTTTAAATAGTTTTTGATTAACAACTGAAGACtattaaatttttaaacagagCTCAATCATTCTAGTATTAATAATTTCAAGTGCTTAAGTACATGTTTGTGGAttaatggttttaaatgaaGCCTCTAAACACAGGCAGAACGGAGTGTAGCAAAAACTGCAGTAAGTTTCTAAATGCTAGTGAAAAATATCAGTCTTCTCATCTGAGAAAGAGATGATACCTTACAATTTATGTAGCACGCCAACACCTGATTCATCTCACTCCCACAGCGACTGCTTCATGGCATCATTTCACAACACAAGAGAAGAGATACCAAACAACCCATCATCAGAGTTAGCACCATTTCTGTGCCATTCCTGCAGTTAAAGTCAGAATTTGATCGGGACGCTAAAATTTTTTTATGCAAGGACCACAATATGTTTAATGACTAGGCAGCGCCACACTTTTGGATTTGCGCGTCTTTAGCACCATCTCATCTTCCCACTGTGGCAGAGCGAGCAGCACATCTCTGGAATTAGAGAGGCAAGACATCTCACTGCTCATGAGTTTTCCTATGGAGCCAAATCACCATCCAGCTCAGAACCAAGGTATCTATGAGACGTAAAGCAAGTTTCATGAAATTTTAAGAGCTTATAACTTCAAAGTCTCCCCACAAACTTAATACCTAAGAGCAGAGGGACGACAATCCCCATGGTCAAAGCAGCTCACGAAGGGCTGAAGCCAGGTGGAGATGGGAAGCTCCCTGCTGCACTGTGAAGCAAATGAGgtgatgggggagaggattGCTACCGTATCGTCACGTGTATTTTTGAGCTGTTTGGCCCAGCTACACCTCCCTCTCAAGAGAAGAGCGGGAGATGGATGAGCACCTTCCACTAGCCACTTCTGGGGCCGTTTCTTGGTGTCCAACACAAGGTGTCCCCGGCACCACACACTAACCTTAACTCCCTGCAGTCCCTGACTGCAGGTGTGCGCCTCGAGGAGTCCCCCGCGCAGGGAAAGCTGAACTGCGAGAGGGATGAACACCCCCAAACTCATCGCTGCCCTCGCCACTAACTGAGGAAGGAAACCCCCTTCTCCCAGCTCCTCGTGATGCATTTACACACTTCCACTCTTCTTAACCTCACATATTGAAGATAGGAACATATTATAAGGCAAAAAGATCTATATGCCACAACAATGATTCACTTGTGGGGCCACATTGACAGGCTGAATCGATAGGTCTCTGCGTAAGCACCTTAAGAGATGAACTGAATTTTGGCAGTAACGGTCCCCGCGCACCCAGAAGGCTCCTTTCAATTTTACCTATCTGGTTGGTCtcttttttgaaaaggaagggaaagatttcttttctaatgCATGAAAAAACTGAGAGGTGAGAAGATGCGCTTGCCTAATTCTAAAGCCTTGTTTCTTATCATTGTGTCCAATTCACAAATATTGTGACTACAAGCTTGTAGCTATCCCACACATTTTGACGGAGTAAATAATGAAAGAACATGTAAGTCTTTCATTTTGCACTGACTTCAATTCCCATTTCCATCAAAGATGACTGGAAAACAGGAATAGAAACTAAAccagtaaaaaagaaacacactcTTCTCCATTTCTAACTTTAAGCACccaaaaatttaagaaaaaaaaaaaattaactcctACCCAGCTTTATATTTGCTCAGATAagcatttttaacataaatgtCAAAACTACTTCGAGGTACAGAGTGCTAGGGTCAGCGTAGGACATGCATCTTGTAGGACAACATGTTTTAATGATTTGCAACCAGTGAGCAGCCCCCCCAGTAGGAAAAATAACTAAGTACATAATtgcaaaacaacattttaattgTCAGTTTTAATCTAGGTTTCCTACTCacatttaaatcacattttttttaagtcgCATTGATTTAACTCAATCAACCCTGCCCGAAGGCCATCTTTCCTGCATGCTATGAGCATACCAAGCAAGTTTTAACCAATTAGATAAATCACTAAATCTCATAACTTCCTAACAGCGATATATCAAGCCATACGCAAgccataattattttttaaataagcgTTATCTtgaaaactttgcaaaaaataAGCTAAGCAGACATTCcaccatcctttttttttttttttttaacctaggGCACATGATAGCCTGAAACCCAGCCAACTGAATTCTGCAGAAGACTTACACGATCATTGCAAACATGCCTCTGACTCTTTATTGCCTTCCTTACGATGATGGGAATAACACTGATGCATtagttttattcatttataaatgtacgcatgtatatatgtgtgtatgcacacacactACAACCTTAAGGTGTTACACTCAAGAACACAGTCAGAAAAACCAGGCAGCAATATTATGGACTCACCAAGAGCAAAATCCTGAATAATGGAACTTTCTAGCACAAACAGCTTTACAGGGACCCTCAGCACGGCCCCCGTTACTGCCAGTGGAAATACGCTCTTCTGACActacacagatttttaaaagattcccATGATAGGAAGGggattaaaaagcaattaactGGCTCTcatatttcaaatgcaaagcCATATTTTAGaacagcagacagaaaaatatggaTCTCGGAACTCAAAGATTTGTTCTATTCCGTAAAAAAGCCCTTACCGTGATACCTTAAAACGGCAATACTGTAGTAGGAACCTACCCCATGGGGACGAGAAAAAGCATTGCAAACCCAATCCAGCATTGTATTATGAAAAAGCCCTGCAAATTCCAGGCAATCTGCAAATgatttcccccttccccacccaaaCATCTACTGCAAACTCCTACAATTGCAAGTCAGGACTGCAATAGCAAAAGATACgaaaataaaacctttcctACCTTTAACCTGAGTGTCGTATTCAGCTATGATCTCCTTATCCTTTTTGAATTTTGCTGGCGAcgtcatgttttcttttccaaaaagatTAACCTCAAAACAGATCCACCAGAACACAAGATATAAATGCAATTTCGCTCCTCTCAATGCAATGCCTTGATTTTCCGCTTGTCTTCCCCCccacaaaaaggagaaaaaaaaaaaaatcagtccatGGAGAGAGGGTGTGAGatggagcacagcagcagcaaaatgcagaTGTTAGGAGATCAGTGGATGGAAGAGGCAGCAGTTTTGTCTCCCTGCACCAAAACCTTTAGCAGCAGCATCAGACTAGCGAGATCCTGCAGCCCCCAAAGGCTCTTCCTGATTGCTAACGTTAATAGCACAGCCAGGGAGTGGAAGTCCTTCCGCACAACATGTTTTGTGTGGgtttggtttgccttttttttttttttttaatgtgctcaGAGATGATGCAAATCAAATCCCAAACGAGAGCAGAAACGGAGGACAAGAAGCCgttttctttggtttgcttgcctgcaaatgcaaaaaaaaaaaaaaaaaaaaaaaatatatatttagaaaattaCAGCTTGCAGCCAGCAGTCACAAGATGCGCAGCCAAAACCTGTGACGGAAAGAAAAGCTGCCCTGACATTGCAAATTGTCCTTTGAGCAGCAGCATGAGGCTAGAAATGCCGAGCGGCCAGGTAACCGAGGGAAAACGCCTCCAGGGCGCCAGCCCCGGGCGGGAGAAGGGGCTCGCTGGcaggcggggggccggggggagccgggggggagccgggggggagcggggggccggggAAGAGCGGGGGAgagccggggggagcgggggggagccgggggcgggcagcgcggcgggaGCACCGCGGGGCGAGCCCAGGACCCCCCGACACAccgcagccggccccgccggaGCGGCTCCACCCGCAGCTTTTCCTTCGCCGGCTCCGGGCtttggggttgggggttttttgggttttttggggctCGCCGGCGGCCCCTCGGCGGGGCACGGGGCAGAGCCGGCCGGCAGCCGGGGCGCCGCTGCGAGGCGGACGGGAGCCTGCCCGCAGGGGGACGGCGGGACACAACTTTTCTCCCGTCTCTTCtttttatcattatcattatgaTTATTTCCCCCGCTTTTTCgtcaggggagggaaggggcgaGGCTGCAGCCCCCGCCGAAGATGCGCGTAtgggaggaagaaataaataaacacGGCACCCGCCGGATCCGCATCCCGCCCGGGAAGAACAAtgagggcggcggggagaggaagcgtgggggggtcccgggggggccggggctgagggacgcggccccgcgccccgcctcAGGGCCGCGctgaggggaggctgagggcaggcggcggggccgggcggcaggGGCAGTCCGCGGCCCTCCCGGCGGGCtggcggaggggagggggccgggcggggcgatTACCTGGGCGCTGCGGAGccgcctccccgcagccgggcGTCCTCCGGCCGCTGGCGCCCGCCACCCGGTCCCCCTcaccggcccgccgccgccccgccccgccgcgccggccgcccAATCGTCGGAGAGCGCTGGGCAGGAGCGACGGGCGCTCCGGCCAACCAGGCGGCTTCGTCTCTCACGCTGAGCCCACCCCCCTCGGCCGCCGCTTGGCGCCCGTAGCGCCGCCCCGCCGGAGCGCAGTAACCTCCGCCCCAAGGACTGCTCGGGGGCGGGGCGAGTCATGCAAAGAGGCTGCCGGCTGGGCCAATGGGAACAAGGCAGGGAGCGCCCCTCCGCCAATACCCAGGCGGTAGGGGTGGTGCCACCCGTCTCCACCAACGGCCACAGGGAGAGGGTGGGCCCCGCCGCTGAGCTCCACTAATCAGATCGTGGGGGCGGGTCCCCCGCGCCCAATGGGAGGCTGAGGTCGGGAATTCAAACTGACAGGTGGGAGCGTGGCCGTTGGCGGCGGacggacgggacgggacgggacgggacgggagcggcggcggggctcggcccggcccggcggtgGCCGCCCGCCATGTCGGCCAGCAGCTGCACCTTCGAGGACCGGTGCGTGGCCGTGCTGTGCTGCCGCTTCTGCCAGCAGGTGCTGAGCTCGCGGGGGATGAAGGCCGTGCTGCTGGCGGACACCGACATCGACCTCTACTCCACCGACATCCCGCCCTCGGGGTAAGCGCCGGGCCGCCGGCTGGGCCCCACGGGCCGCCGGCTGGGCCCCACGGGCCGCCGGGTTCCTCCGGCGGGGCACGGCCGCAGCCCCGaggccccgcggggccggcccggccgctGCAGCCCGtcagccccggggccgcggcctcCCCCTCGCCGGCCGGCCGGCTCCCCAAGGATCCCTCGGGATCTGCTGTCAGCAGGAAAACGGCCCCGAAGCGCACGAGGCAACCCGCGCCTCCGTTTCCAGTTCCGCCCggctcccctccagccccggggAAGCCACGGCGAGAGCAAGGCTGTCCCTTGCCTGGCAAATCGAAGCCTAATTGAATCTGTCCCTGGGGAAGCCGTAGGCTCGGGAAGCCACGGggagctcctccagctccttccttAAGCAAAGATtagaatttgaaataaatacctGTAAACAGAACCAACCTGCTCTCGCACCGGTTGCGGGAGGACTCTCCTCCAAGCCGGTTGCGTGTTGCTTTCCCATAACAGTATTTGAATACTAAGGAAATAAGATTGCAAAATAACATGTTAATAAGTAAGTATGACTTAAAAAGGAGATAAGAACTCAAAGGTTGGGTTTTCAATGTCCTAGCCTTTAAGCTACTGTTCTGTGGCCTTAGCTGCGATTTGCCGGAACAAGGGCAAAGTCTCTGATGAGATTTCTGACCGCCAGTGCCacgcagccagccccagggcctGAGGGTGCGAGGGCTGGTAAGCGCCAAGAGCAGCAGCGCTTTCTGGTCTAATCCGAGAGGACTTAAGGATACGTTCATGCAGTGTCACGTGGGCCTCTCCTTGTTTCCGTATGAGCGTGGCTGGTAGCGATAGGAAAATGGAATTGCGTGGTCTtgggaaagtttaaaaaacaatgcGCAAGACTAATGGTAACGTCACTTTGTTGTGACTTCAGACCTGAATTATCAAAACATTACAGCTGTAATCAGAGCCACATCTAAACTTCTGTATCTTTACTTTCTTCCCATCTAGTACTGTTGATTTCATCGGAAGCTGCTATTTTACCGAGATCTGCAAATGCAAACTGAAGAACATCGCGTGTTTAAAGTGGTAAGACCGCCGTTCGATGACACTAACACCTCCTCAAGCACGCCACGATAGCGTTTAACCTTGTCACTGTAGACTGCTGCAGTGCCAGATTAAGGGATGAATGAACAGATTGCATACTCTATTTCAAATTTAATGCTGCCTGATAGAAACTCAACCCACTACTTCTGGGCATGGCTGCCAGTCTATTTCTGTGCAAGTCCCAAGTGGAAATGTGACAACCTTGACAGTAGTCTGAGTATATGGGAAAGCTTGCATGCCACCTGCCTGATTAAATGTCTGCTTCAACACTGAGATAATTGTGTGAATAAGGCCGCAGTAAGAAGTAGTTACTCATATTCTAATTAATAGAACATCCTCTTGGCAGATCTGGTTGTTGCTAGCAGATGGAACATGCTGTCACTAAAGTTCTTGGAGTTCTTTTATCCTCTTTATTAATGCCTGATATTTAAGAGTAAAAACAACAACTCTCAAATAGCTCACAGTTGAGATGATCCTTTCAGCTTCATAATCaacttttttacctttttcagatttaaatgGTGGGGGGTTGTGATAGGAAcacagtattttactttttagaCAGAAGTAGAGAAACAGAACTATCTCACCAGAGTGCATGACTGAGAAAGTAGAAAAACGGTTGTTCCAGGTTTCAACCTAGGAGAGCAGATAAGGCTTTGATATTCTCAGTCTTGTTACTCCTACTGCTGATACTCTCCCGTGCACAGTGCTTCTGTACAGATGGATTTTATATGCGTGATGAATTTCTACATTGATTCCAATGGAATCGTGGgccttccaaaagaaaaaaaaaaaaagatacaccACTATTTGTTGGTATGTACACTAATCTGGGTTACACAATTTAGGTTACTAAGTGGTTCTCTATGCCAAAGATCTAAAAATTAGATAGTCTGTAACTCCTGACAGATGTTCCCTAAATATTTAAGATGCTCGTTGAACTATGTTCCTTAACTTTATCAAAATAGGAGCGCTACATAATGGTCCGGTACCATGGCTATTTAACATTAGTTTGAGCTGGAAAAGCCAACAGCATCTGTTTTCATCAGGCATTTGTGTTGCTCATTCTTTCACTTGTCTTTCTAGTGGTAACATTGTCGGTTATCATGTGATTTCTCCCTGCAAACCTTGCCTGCTGTCCTGTAATAACGGCCACTTCTGGATGTTTCATAGCCAAGCGGTCTTTGGCATCAACAGACTGGACCCTTCCGGTAAGGAACGCATATGTTTCCTTCTCTACCCTGAACTCTTGAATTCTAAGCCCTCCTTCTAATGAGGCATCTCAATATAGTTAAAGCATATGGAGGGAGCGTAACATATGGAGGCATAAGGCAAGTGTTACTGTATTGCTAATCTAGCAAACTACTTTGGGGGAGGTAATTGTAGCTACTTCGCAAATGAAAACTTCTAAGTGGAAATTTATCTTCATCAGAAAACTTAACCTACCCCTTTTGTGGGCAGAAGTCAGGATTTTCTGAAGCAATATTATAACTAGTATAAACACAGCCACCAGCTGCTATTTATAGCGGTATGTATAGCTTAACTGTGCTATTAGGCAGCTGTCCAATGGGCACTCTTTTTGGGTGAGTCATGTTGTCACTTTGACCCCATATAACTGAGTCCTCATTAGCTCAAGCTGAAGTTACAGCTCATGCTAGCGAGCTGCTTCAGCTAGGTGCTGTTTGGATGCCGAGCGCCTAGCTTAATTTGCCTCGAGTCCTCAGGCATGCATAGCATTCTGCAAATCATTTCTCCTCCTTGCAGATGGGCGTAACTTATTGGCTAAACCTTTCAGTGCCACCTGTGCTTCAGatcaatgcatttaaaaataaatcagccaTGAGGGGATTATCAATAGCTACATGAATTAGCTATATAAATACATCTGTGGGCAGGGACTTATTCTTTGAACTATGCTGTAAACAACAACACTTACAAGatcagttcagaagaaaaatagaaaatagtcTGGATATATTTACCATGAACGTGATTTACCAGGTTTTGCAATGATTAgttattttctctaaaaatagaCAGTTGTGCAACTTAAAAATAAGGTCACAatccaaaaatacttttttttttttcctcccccctcctttgTCTTCTTACCTCCTTCCCACCAGGTGTGAATGTATTGCTCTGGGGCAATTTGCCAGATTTGGAGGAAAGCACAGATGAAGATACGTCCTGCATCTCTGAGGAGGAGTACAT belongs to Pelecanus crispus isolate bPelCri1 chromosome 17, bPelCri1.pri, whole genome shotgun sequence and includes:
- the FAM72A gene encoding protein FAM72A isoform X1; this translates as MSASSCTFEDRCVAVLCCRFCQQVLSSRGMKAVLLADTDIDLYSTDIPPSGTVDFIGSCYFTEICKCKLKNIACLKCGNIVGYHVISPCKPCLLSCNNGHFWMFHSQAVFGINRLDPSGVNVLLWGNLPDLEESTDEDTSCISEEEYIR
- the FAM72A gene encoding protein FAM72A isoform X2, with the translated sequence MSASSCTFEDRTVDFIGSCYFTEICKCKLKNIACLKCGNIVGYHVISPCKPCLLSCNNGHFWMFHSQAVFGINRLDPSGVNVLLWGNLPDLEESTDEDTSCISEEEYIR